A stretch of the Streptococcus himalayensis genome encodes the following:
- a CDS encoding RluA family pseudouridine synthase: MRFEFVADEHVKIKNFLKKHEVSKGLLAKIKFRGGAIQVNGCPQNATYLLDIGDVVAIEIPAEKGFETLQAVQKDLEVVFEDDHFLILDKPAGVASIPSVNHSNTMANYVKAYYIHQEYENQQVHIVTRLDKDTSGLMLFAKHGYAHARLDKQLQKKTIEKRYFALVKGEGQLEEQGEIIAPIARDEDSIITRRVAQGGKYAHTSYQVVARYGDIYLVDIQLHTGRTHQIRVHFSHIGFPLLGDDLYGGSLTDGIERQALHCHSLKFYHPFREEELLFESPLPDDFQALIHHLQNKGV, translated from the coding sequence ATGAGGTTTGAATTTGTCGCAGACGAGCATGTAAAAATCAAAAACTTTCTCAAAAAACATGAAGTTTCCAAAGGATTATTAGCGAAAATTAAATTTCGCGGTGGAGCTATTCAAGTCAATGGCTGTCCTCAAAATGCTACCTACCTCTTAGATATTGGAGATGTGGTAGCGATTGAGATTCCTGCTGAGAAAGGGTTTGAAACCTTGCAAGCTGTGCAGAAAGATTTGGAGGTGGTCTTTGAGGACGATCATTTCTTGATTCTTGATAAGCCAGCAGGAGTTGCTAGTATTCCGAGTGTCAATCATTCGAATACCATGGCAAATTATGTCAAGGCTTATTACATCCATCAAGAGTATGAAAATCAACAAGTGCATATTGTCACGCGTCTAGACAAGGATACGAGTGGGCTGATGTTGTTTGCAAAACACGGTTATGCCCATGCGAGACTGGACAAACAGCTGCAGAAAAAAACGATTGAAAAGCGATATTTTGCACTGGTAAAAGGCGAGGGGCAGTTAGAAGAGCAGGGGGAAATTATTGCTCCTATTGCTCGGGATGAAGATAGTATTATCACAAGGCGGGTTGCTCAAGGGGGCAAATATGCTCACACTAGCTATCAGGTAGTGGCCCGTTATGGTGATATTTATCTGGTGGATATTCAGCTGCATACAGGCCGTACTCACCAGATTCGTGTTCATTTTTCGCACATTGGTTTTCCGCTTTTGGGGGATGATTTGTATGGTGGGAGCTTGACAGATGGGATTGAACGTCAGGCTCTACATTGTCATTCCTTGAAATTTTACCATCCCTTTAGGGAAGAGGAGCTTCTTTTTGAAAGTCCTCTTCCTGATGATTTTCAAGCACTCATTCATCACTTGCAGAATAAAGGAGTTTAG